Proteins encoded within one genomic window of Hahella chejuensis KCTC 2396:
- a CDS encoding DNA cytosine methyltransferase gives MSVIHFQYRHKPQLGFLDCQGELVVDNFAGGGGASTGIEQAIGRSVDIAINHDPEAIELHKLNHPQTEHYCESVWNIDPREVCKGRPVGLAWFSPDCKHFSRAKGGKPVEKNIRGLAWVVLKWVGTVRPRVVCLENVEEFTTWGPIVNGQPCPKRKGKTFQSFVRALERNGYKVEWRQLRAHEYGAPTIRKRLFMVARCDGQPIIWPAPTHGDPRKPDFKKTKLQAWKTAAEIIDWSIPCPSIFDRPKPLAEATMRRIAKGIERFVINNPEPFIIPIAHYNGSTPVHDIITPLRTVTANPKGGAFAIVAPSIIKVNHGYNYLRGQQVSGPLQTVTSTNGYALAVPVLTRQFGNSGANNVTTPAGTTTAGGGGKTQLVAAFLAKHYSGVTGASLNVRTVTTVDHHSLVTSHLIKLRGTCAHGQATDAPAATITAAGCHLGEVRAFLMKYYSEGGQWSVLDEPLHTVPTKDRIGLVMVHGEAYQIVDIGMRMLQPHELYAAQGFPADYIYDRLPDGSKLSKVAQVRMCGNSVCPPVAAAIVSANYQEQFNLQNAVTI, from the coding sequence ATGTCCGTTATTCATTTTCAGTACAGACATAAGCCGCAGCTTGGCTTTCTGGATTGCCAGGGGGAACTTGTTGTGGATAACTTTGCGGGCGGCGGCGGGGCCTCCACTGGTATAGAGCAAGCTATTGGTAGATCTGTTGATATCGCGATTAACCACGACCCCGAAGCAATTGAACTCCACAAGCTCAATCACCCGCAGACAGAACACTACTGCGAATCAGTCTGGAATATTGATCCCCGCGAAGTTTGCAAAGGTCGCCCTGTAGGCTTGGCGTGGTTTTCGCCGGATTGCAAACACTTCAGCCGCGCAAAAGGCGGGAAGCCCGTAGAAAAGAACATACGGGGCTTAGCCTGGGTTGTTCTCAAGTGGGTTGGGACCGTCCGCCCCCGAGTTGTCTGCCTTGAAAACGTTGAGGAATTCACTACCTGGGGACCTATAGTCAACGGCCAGCCATGCCCAAAAAGAAAGGGTAAAACCTTTCAATCGTTTGTCCGGGCACTGGAGCGCAACGGCTATAAGGTTGAATGGCGTCAGTTACGAGCACATGAGTACGGAGCGCCAACAATACGAAAGCGGCTGTTTATGGTTGCCCGATGTGACGGACAGCCGATCATATGGCCAGCGCCCACCCATGGCGACCCACGCAAGCCAGACTTTAAAAAGACCAAGCTCCAGGCATGGAAGACGGCCGCCGAGATTATCGACTGGTCCATTCCCTGCCCTTCAATATTCGATAGGCCAAAGCCTTTGGCCGAAGCGACTATGCGCCGGATTGCAAAAGGGATTGAGCGATTTGTAATTAACAACCCGGAACCGTTCATTATTCCGATAGCGCACTATAACGGCAGTACACCAGTTCATGACATTATCACGCCCCTCCGCACTGTCACAGCCAACCCGAAAGGCGGAGCATTTGCCATTGTTGCACCGAGCATCATCAAAGTTAACCACGGTTACAACTATCTACGCGGACAGCAGGTCAGTGGACCTCTCCAAACAGTAACCAGTACGAATGGGTATGCTCTTGCAGTGCCCGTATTAACTCGCCAATTCGGGAACAGCGGCGCCAATAATGTAACCACCCCAGCAGGGACTACCACAGCAGGCGGTGGCGGGAAAACGCAACTTGTCGCTGCATTCCTCGCCAAACACTACAGCGGAGTAACTGGCGCCAGCTTGAACGTGCGGACAGTGACGACAGTTGACCATCATTCTTTAGTAACCAGCCACCTGATCAAGCTCCGCGGCACTTGCGCCCACGGACAGGCGACTGACGCGCCTGCTGCAACTATAACCGCCGCCGGCTGTCACCTGGGCGAAGTCCGAGCGTTTTTGATGAAGTACTACTCAGAGGGCGGGCAATGGTCTGTTTTGGATGAGCCATTACATACAGTCCCGACAAAGGACCGCATAGGGCTGGTTATGGTCCACGGCGAGGCTTACCAGATCGTAGATATCGGAATGCGCATGCTCCAACCACATGAGTTGTACGCTGCGCAGGGCTTCCCCGCCGACTACATTTATGACCGCCTGCCTGACGGCTCGAAGCTGTCTAAGGTCGCGCAGGTTCGCATGTGCGGAAACTCCGTTTGTCCGCCTGTTGCTGCGGCGATTGTCAGCGCCAACTACCAAGAACAATTTAACCTACAAAATGCGGTGACAATATGA